Sequence from the Deinococcus cellulosilyticus NBRC 106333 = KACC 11606 genome:
GATGTAGAACGCTATAAAGCACGGCCCGCTCGTTTAAACTCTGCTGAGACCACAAAACCAGAAGGCATGCATGTTGATGCCTGGGGGAAACCATGGAAAAAATTGCCAAGACCCAGTTGATTGACGCCGTTGCCCAGAAGGCTTCGCTCACTAAAAAGGAATCTGCGGAAGCCATCACCGTTCTGCTCGAAGAAGTGGTCTCTGCCCTGAAGGCAGGCAAAACCGTGGGCCTGCCCAGTCTGGGGACCCTCAGCATCACCGAGACCAAGGAGCGCACAGGCGTGAAACCCGGAACCACCGAGAAGATCACCATTGCTGCAGGCAAGAAGATTCGCTTTAAGGCGGCCAGCAACTTGCTGCCTGAGTGAACTGAAGCGCATTTTGGGGTGGATGGGTTTGCCATCCGCCTCTTTTCTGTTGGGTTCAGTCCTTCCAGACCACCGTGATTTTCTCTGCGCCGAGTTCTTGCAGCAGGCGGTCAATGTAACCGGTGAGCACGCCACGGCTGCCACTGAGGTACTGGTGGGCGTTCTGGGCTGGGGTTTTGCTTTCCGGGTTCACCTGGCGGCCCACCCGTTCGAGGGTGAGGTTCTGGCTTTTGATGCGTTCTTTGATCTGGTCGAGCAGGTGTTGCTCCAGAGGTGAGAGGTTTTTCTCCATTCACACAGCATAACATGTTTTAGCTCAAATTGATTTATAGCATGTTTTGAGCTAAAATGAGGGTATGGAGAAAGACATGACCACAATGCATGCACAAGACATTGAACGCCTGATCCAAAACCTGACCCACACCGAAACAGGCCCACACACCGAGTTGCTTGCCCAGGCCAGAAAAGCCCTGGAGCACCAAAAGAAAACCCTGATCCACTGGGAAGCCCAGAGCTTCGAGATCCGCAGCCACCTCGGGCAGGTGCTGGGACCCGTGCTCGACCTGATCGCTCTCCACCCCGAAGCCTTCCACGGGATTTGCCAAACGGAATATGGCCTGACAGGTGAAGACGCCATGGAGCACCTGCTGCAGCTCAAAGCCTTTCAGATGGGAATTCCGGTGGAACACCTGGAAGACCCCACGAAAGCACAGCACACAAACACCCAGGCGAAACACCCAGAGGCACCGAAAGATGCTGAAGTGAAAATCCAGCAGGAAGGTGCAGGATGAAAACCACCCCCATCAAACCTGCTGTCTCCCAGGACCCCGACCCGAAAGTGTGGGCCAGGAAGAACGGGCAGCGTTACACCCTCTCCGGCATCGTGCAGTTCGCCCGGTTCTGGGACATTAAACTCACCCGCAGGCACCCTGTCACGCTGGAACTGCAGGACATCGTATACCGGGACATGGACAGCCACAGCAAATGGCTCTGGCTTGCCGTGATGCTCAACCGACACGGGATCCCGCATCACCTGGGTTACCAAGAGACCCACCCCTGACCGAGAAAACGCCTCCAGATGATGGAGGCGTTCCTGCATGAGTTCCTGCAGTCGTCCCCAGATGATATCCCACTCTGGCGCAGACCAGATCTGCACTCATCACATTTTGCCTGCCTCAAGCCCCCTCAGGAGGGTGATCAGGGCCTCTCCCCCATGGATCAAGCCAAAGACCTGCGGTTTCTCCCACTCCACATCGAGCATGACGATCTGCACGTTGTCGTTTTCATTCACCACCACTTGCACCTTCTGGCTGGACAGAGTTTCCAACACCCCTCTCAGTGCACCAAGAGCGTCCTGACGGAGAGCTTCTGGATGCAGGTGCACCATGAACCGTCCCACCCTGGTTTGCAGTTCCACAACCTCCAACGGGACTACTTCAGGGTAGATGTTCTGCAGGTTTGCAACCGCCTGGGGATCGGTGGGCCACTGGTATTGATCTTCGTGCACCATCAGCAACCGAATCCCCTGAACGGGCAGGGGGGCCTCGAAGACCAGACGCGTGGGCTGATCTTCACTGAGGGGCTCATGGAACCACACCGTCCAGTGGGGTGAAGTCACTTGCCAGGGTGGACGGAAGGTGGGGTGGTGCTTCAGGGTCCAGCCTTTCTCTTCACAGATGCGTTGCCATCTGCTGGCTTTGCTGGTGCGCAACAGGGTCAATTGGGCCACGATGAGCACCACCCCGAGAAGCATCAGGCCAAAAAAGGCAGAGAGGAATTGCAGGGCCACAGTTTTATTCATGGGATTTCAGTCGATGGATGTGAATGGGATTCACCAGGGTCATGGGTTGATCATGGCACACCTGGGGGGTCTGCCCAGTGGTTGCCAGCACACCTACAGCAAGAATAGGAGGGCACAGACTGTATCTGCAGGCCAGACCGGACAGGCAAAAGGTTTTCCCACTCTGTTTTCAAAGCCAGAGAATCCTTACGATAAGCACCATGACGTTACAGAGCCTTTTTGCAAGCCTTGCCCCTTCCATCGTGCGCATCACCACCAAATCGGGGGCCACGGGCACGGGTTTCATGATCGGTGCTTACCTCGTCACCAACAACCACAACCTGAAAGCAGCCCGCCATAACGCCAGCATCATGCACCGCCTGGAAACCTACGATGCCCAGAATCAATCTCTCCAGCAGTGGTCTTGCAGCGGTCAAGAATTGCTGGATCAATTTGAAGTCGGATCGCCAGAAAATGACCATGACTATGCTGTGATTAAACTTGAGCGAACCCCATTCACACCAGGCCCCCTACCGTTGGCGAGCGTTGATGTGCGGGTGGGTGACGATGTGTTTTTCCCTGGGTTTCACTTTGAGCATCCCAGGTTGGTGCTGCACACCGGACACATCTCCAGCATCTATCCGTCTGGTGTGGCCACCGTTTTGCAGCTTGATGCTTCGGTGAACCATGGTGTCTCCGGCGCCCCACTGGTTCACCTGGCTTCCGGCAGCATTGTGGGCATCGTCAGCCGCAAAGGCACGGGGCTCACTGAAAAGATAGAAGAGTTGCAAAAGTTCATTGATTTCAACATCAGGTCCTTCCCAGGCATCCTGGAGACCCGTACACAAAACCATATGCAGGGCATGCCACAACATGATCCTCATAACGAGCCCAGCAATTTCACCTTGATGGAATTGGCAGGGTTGTACACCAAAATGTCAGACCTTCTCCAGGAACTCAGGCGGTCTGCCAATGTGGGCATTGGTTACGCCCTTTGCATCAAAGCACTTAAAGATGAACCCCTCTGGGATTGACCATCCCCGCCTTTTCTTAGAGACAGGCATCGGCCACCTGACTTAAGCCAAAAAATCATGCCCCTCTACGTTTGAGACGCTATCCTGAAGTCACCCCATGGAGTAGCGCACGTGGCAGCGCGGGGCGTTTGGGACGCTCAGGTTGCAGGTTCGAGGTCTGCACCTCATACCAAAGAAGCGACCAGTTTCCATTGGTCGCTTTTCTCTTGGTCGTGTGCTGTACAACCCAAGCACCGATACCTTTGTGTGGTTTTCAGCTGCTCAAGTACCGATACCTTTGTGTGGTTTTTTGGGAGGGCAAAACCACACAGGTACCGATACCTTTGTGTGGTTTTTTGGGAACTCGGAAATTGACCGTGCTGCACACCAGGGCTGATCCCCTGTTTTCCCTTCCTGCCACCGATACCTTTGTGTGGTTTTGCTCTGGATGCACCGATACCTTTGTGTGGTTTTCAGTCACTTTCCTACCGATACCTTTGTGTGGTTTTCAGAATCTGCTGTTTCAGACGTCTCAAACATAAAGTACCCGTACACAAACGCCATTCCGACACCTTTGTGTGGTTCTTGCCTGTAAATACCGATACTTTTGTGTGGTTGAACGCTCAAATACCGATACCTTTGTGTGGTTTTCAAGGAAATTCTCCGTCTGGCACACAGCAGCTCACCCCTCTTGTTGTTGTTTTTCTTTTATAATCTTTAAAGAAAAAACAACCACAGGCGGTAGAGGCCAGATGCGAAAACAAACCCCAGAATCTTATGAACGCAAAGATGAACGCAACCTGGCCCGGCTGGGCATCATCAGCATTCAGGCCCGGGTGGAACCCAGCACCGACACCGTGCGTTTCGTGTCCAATTTTGAAATTGACGGCAGGCCCTACAAGGTCGAATGCCTGGCCCCGGAAGGCAGGCCGCATGGCATTGACACCGATGTGATCCTGGCCATCCAGACGTTGTATGTGCGGCAGGGCTGCCCGGAAGACGGCTGGGTGCACACCACCGCTTACGAGCTGCGCGACCTCACCGGCTTGCCGGACAACGGGGAGAACTACAACCGGGTGAGGAGCAGCCTGAACCGCCTGTGGTCCACGGGCTTCAAGGTGTCTGAGGGCATCACCGAAACATCAGGCAGAAAATGGAACGTCACCACCTTGCGTTACATCGATGACCTGCGGTACCGGGAGAGCGATGATGCCTTTGGCACCAGCCAGACCCTGGACAAGAAGCACAACCTGAGGATCAAGCTGGGTTTGCAGCTCGCGGAGAGCATCCGGTCCCGTTACACCAACGTGCTTGATGGCCGGATCCTGGTGCAATTGGAGCAGCCCCCAGCCAGGGCGCTTTACAGGCTGCTGGAAGCCCACCGGGGCACCAGCACTGCTGGGAAGCGCCTGATGCAGCTCACGGTGTCCCTGAGGGACTGGAAGGAGGCCTGCGGAATCAAGAGCGACCGACCGGAAATCATCCGTCGCACCCTCTCCCCTGCTCACGATGAACTGCTGGCCGTGAACTACCTGCAGTCGGTGGAGGTGGAAGGGCGGGGCATGAAACAACAGCTCACTTACATCTTTGCCCAGGACGACGCACCGGATCCTGCCCTCATTGAGATGCTGATCGGGGTGGGGTTCAGCAGGCAGCGGGCCACCGACACCGCCCAGCAGCACGGACCCAGGGTGGAAGAAGCGGTGACCTTTCTGCGCAGTCGCCTGAAAAGCGGGTACAAGGTGGCCAACCCAGCAGGACTCATCTTCGATTACCTGCGCAACGAAGGCAAGTATGTGGCTCCTGCCGAGCTGGTCAGCGAACCCAGAGCGATTGACATCGTGAATGTGGCTCGGCAGGTGGCCCAGCAAGAAGAGGAACGCACCTTGCAGCAGGTGGAAAGCCAGCTGGAAGACCTGGATCAGAAGTCCCCTTTTGATCAATACCAGGAATTGAAGGCCAGCCTGAGCATCCTCTTGAGCGCCTACCTGAGCAAAGTGGAATTGGAGAGGCTCAAAAAGGAATGCGAGTCTGGAGCCCTGCGGGCCCTGGAAGTGCAGCGGGCAGCCATTGCAGCACGGGCCAGCAAAACCCTCGACCAGTACGTGGCAGATTTGAGGAAGCAACTGGGCTTCGCCAGTGAAGCATGATCCTGGATTGCAGCACCTCCCAAACCGCCCTGGAGAGCCTTGCAGGTATCTTTCAGGTGTCCGAGAAAGAATTGCGCACTTTCTTCGACACACTTCCTCCGGCCCAGTTGTATGACCACCGTGTTCCACCTCTGCTTCCCCCTGAAGACAAATTGTGGGTGGCCTTTCAGAAGAAGTTCCCCCAAAAACCCCACTGGACCGGCGTGCACTGGTTCCACCTCACCCGCGTGTTCCCTGGCACCACATTTGAGGAAGGCATTCAGCCCCTGGGCGACAGACTTCATGTGTTGTGGGACCAGCTGGAACCCCTGGCGCTGCAGCACATCACCGCCGCGAACTGGCAGGACTTCAAAAGGCACCTTGCCCCACACCACAACCATGACCTCTACAACTTGAAGATCAAAGATCGCCAACACTGGGGTCCTTATGCCCTGTTGGTCCGGGAGGTCGCATTTTCGCCCCGCACCCTGGGCAACCATGATTACCTGGCCACCCCGGAGATCATTGAGGACATCTGCGTGTGCTTTCATGAGCGGTTCGGGATGAATCTGCTGCCCCAGTACCAGCAGCACACCCAGCCGTGCATCGTGACCTTTGTGGGTCCTGCTGACCGAGAGGATGTGCTTCCCACAAGTCTGTTTTATGCCTACCAGTCCTACCACAACGAAGAACTGACCTGGCATGCCAACACCTGTTTCGATGGTGAAGGTCATCTCATTCCTGCAACTGCCATCCGGAACATCATGATTCTTGACCCATGAAGGTCCATGCTGAAGCCCCTTCCCATCCAATGAGACATCAGGTGAAATCATGTCAAATTCCAGAGACCATCACCATGTGCCCCGCTTTTACCTCAAGCATTTTCGTGACCCAAATGGTGAAATTCACCATTTCAACAAGGAAAATCGAGGCACTGGTGCCAAAGGACCAAAGGGGACGGGGTTTAAACCAGATTTTCACAGCATCAACTTTGGCCCGTATGAAAACGCACCAGACCACGGTTCGCTAGAAAATTACCTTAACGTGGCCTATGAAAACGATCAGGCCAAAGTGCTGGTCGAGGTGCTGCGACATCTGGAAGGACCAGACGATCTCCCGGCGAAACACCGTTCCATGCTGGCTGAAATCACTGCATTGATGTTTTTGCGTAGCCCCAAGATCAAAGAGAGCTTTCGACCGTTTGCAGAGCAGGCTGAGAGCGAAGAACACACCACGCTGACAGCGGAAGCTTTTCAGCAGGCAGCCTTTCTTGACATGCTCAGCAGTGACGAGGTGCGAGAACTGAAAACACGCCTGCTGCTGCGTAGAATGCATGTGCTGACCGCAGCAGCAGGGGCATTTTTCTGGTCCTCTGATGCGCCAGTGCTGTTGTATTTGGTGGATTCTCAGGGCCTCAAGCGCCTGGATCAAGAAGGCAAGTATGGCCTGAACAAACCTGGGGCCACCCTTGCGTTGCCCCTTTCCCCAAAACACCTGCTGCTGTGGGTGAATGGACCTTCTGTTGCACACCAGCGGGAAACCTGCCCTGCTTCTTTTGTGGAGTCGGTCAATTGGGCTGAATTTCAGAACGCCACCCAGTACGTGTACGCCCATCAGCCTTTTGACACCAAAAAGTTCCCCTTTGTGTGAAGCCTCAGAAGGTCCAGTCCTCAATCTGCGATGAACGTTGGTCTGCATCCTGTTGGATGATCACCACATACTTGGGGTAGAGGCCCACTTCACTTGCGAAGAACTCTGACAGCAAACCGCCTGGTTCGTCGATTGCATCGGGACCAGCATCCCTCAAGCGCTGAAGCAGGACATCCACCTGTTCCCTGGGGATGGGCTTGACCAGTGGCAACCATAGCCTGAGGCGCATCCACAATATGCCCCAACGGTGTTCTGGCCTGAATTTGCAAGCTGGTTTTTTTACGAGGCCACACAAGAAGAGGCACCGCCAGGGCACCGGGTTGATGGAGTGCTCGTGGATGGCTATGAACTCAGGCTTGAGGGTTTTGCTGTAGACCAGGTCCGCTGCATCAATGGGCATCAGGGTGCATCCCAGCTGGGTGAGGTCCTTCTGTTTTCCACGCAGGCAATTCAGGTGATCTGCCTTGGCCTTGGGATGGTGGTTGTACAGGCAGTACAGGGGCAGGGCCCCATTGGCCAGAGCATAAGTGCGCAACAGGTGAATTTGTGGGGTTTTGGCTGCTCCGACCTCATGGATAAAACTTTTGTACCTGCCGTTCCGGGAGATTTTCTTGGCCTGGACTGCCACCCTGTGGTAAGAGCTTCCATCCTGAATCCACCACTCCCAATCTGCTCCATTCAGGGATTCTTCTGTTTTGTTGTAGGGCACCACCTGGATGGCTGGGTTTTTCATGCGTTTGAGTTGCAGCAGCAAGGTTTCGGTGAGGGTTTCTTCTCCCAGAGCAAAATCCAGTTCATGGGCTTCTTCGAGGGTCTGCCAGGCGTATCGGGCCAGCCGTTCAAAAGTCTTGTGTATCATGGTGTTCCTTGGATCTCAGTGAACCATGTATGATTGTGGACATCGATGGGATTTTCATCCCGTTCACTGGATCAGAGACGCGGTTGTGTCATCACAACAACCACGATATACAAAATCATAAAACCAGACGATATCAGGGTCAGCACCCGGCAAAACTGAAAGAGTCATTTCCAAAACCAGGGCCTTTCGTGATTTAGGAATGGGCTTGCTGTTTCAGTCCATCGATGTGCCTGAAGATCTGGGAGGTGGGCCTGGCCAGAAACACCTTCCAGAGGTCCACATGGTGCTCTCTGATGGGATAAATCCAGAGGCTGGGGTCCAGGGCGGACTGGTCAATGATCTCCTGCAGGTACACCTGCATCAGGGAAAGCAAGAGGGCTTCCTGTTCGTCCAAAATAGCGAGCACCAGAACATCTTTGGTTCGGGCTTTGGCCGTCTGCACCTTCAAGAACTGCTGGATCAGGTGCCCTTCCCCGCCGATGAGCAGCTGGTGCAGTTGTTTTGCTCTACCTTGTGGAACAATCAAAGGGGAAGGGGTGGAAGTCATGCCTTCATGGTACGCAAGGACAGCGCACCGTGGCCGTCATCTGCCAGTTGAGTGAAGACATCCTTCCAGCAAAAGATCTTTCTGGGAGAAGAATCCCAGCGTGTTTTCGACCCACACCAGACAAGAGCAGGCAAAAAAGAACAGGGTTACACTTACAGCATGCTTTCTTTCCCTCAAGCCCCTTATGCCCTGCGGGACCCAGAGCAGGTGGCTGCACGCCTGAAGATGCGGGACCTGCCGCACATCCAGCCGCTCTTGCAGTGGCTGGAGTCCAGAAAGGAAAGTCTGACGGAGCAGTTGCAAACGCCTGAAGTGCACCTGCCCCTCTTCGATCCCCTCTCCGGAGGCATCCACACCCAGGTGCTGCTCCTGCTCAGCGACCCCGGCAATCGGGCCTCTGCAGCCAAAGGCAGTGGTTTCATTTCCTGTGACAACCATGACCAGACAGCCCGGAATGTGTTCACGGCCCTCAAAGAAAGCGAACTCCCTCGGGGTCAGGTGATGTGCTGGAACGTGGTCCCCTGGCACAAGGCGAGTCAGGAGCCGCCCACCCGAGCGGAAGTGAGGATCGGGGTTCGGGAGTTGCAGGATCTTCTGACCCTTTTGCCTGAGTTAAAGGTGGTGGTCCTGCATGGTGGGATGGCCCAGAAAGGCTGGACCTTGCTGCCTGAGGAGGTGCAGGCCAGGTACCGGGTGTTTGAGGTGGGGCACCCCAGCGCAAGGAATTACAACATCCGGCCCCAGGAGCGCGCGAAGCAACTTCAGGTGTACCGGGAGGTGTACTTCCTCACCCAGTACCCCTGGCTGGAAGGGACACCAGATCCTCTTTGAGTCTTGCTCGTTGCCTCTGGTTTCAGTACAGGCCTTGCCGGATTCGCGGGTCCATCAAGAGGGCAAACAGGTAAGAGGGGGCCTGCAGGCCAGAGAGTTCACTGACGGTTCTCACCGGCATAAACTCCAGGGCTTTGCGCACCTGACTCGGAGCGATGTTCCACTCGGTGGTGGAAGGAACCAGGGTCTCCCCTTTCAGGGTGTAGGTGAAACGCTGGCCCCGCACTTGCTGGAAGGTTTCTCCTTCATGGTGTTTGAGCCTGCGCCGCACTTCCTGCTCCACTTGGTCGATGTTCATCTGGTTTCCTCCTGAGGTTTTTTCTGGAAGGTCACGGTTTCTTGAGGGAAATTCACAGTGTCCACTTCCCAGCCAGCGTCCACCCAGATTCTGGAGTGGGGCTGGCCACTGTTGGACCACCACGCCCGGTGGGTGCGGGCAGAGTCGGGCAGTTTGCGGTGAATCAGATCCTCGATCTGCTCAAAGCTCAGGGTGGTGCGAGTTGTGGTGAGGTTCCTGAGGTGTTCACCGATGGGGTCGTATTTCGAGCGCGGTCCTTTCTCCGCCAGGGGTGCCTCGTCCAACTGAAGGCTTTTGAGGGCCTGGGGGTTGAAGCTGAGGTGGTAGAAGGCCAGGGCCTGTTCCACAATGGCACTCTGGCTGGAGCCGGTGAGGATCTGGAGCTGTTCCAGATGGTGCTGGGCAACAGGGTTGATCTGTACGTGTTTGGCTTCTTTCATCTGATGATTTCAACGTATCATAAAAAGTCGATATCGCATAAATTAGAACACACGAACCTTCAGAAGAAGGATCAACCCCAGCACCTTCAGGAATCCACTGGAGCCTGAAAGTACTGCTGCCGCAAAGACGCTTTCAAATCCGCTGCATATTTCGGCAACTCATGCTTCACCAGATGCCCCATCAACTCCCCATGGAAGCTGTCCAGTGAAATCTTCCCGGTCTGCAACAGGTGGGTCAGTACGTCCTGCTCGGCAACACTCAGGTGGGACTTCAACAAAAACAGCACATCCCGAATGCGTTCCTCTTCAGACACCGATGGAGCAGGCAGCTCATCGGCTTTCTTCTTGCTGGGTTTCTGCTTGCCTGATGGGGTCTGTGCAGGCAAAGCCTTCTTGACCGTTGGATCAGCAGGCTCATAATTCGCCGGGTTCTTGATGATTGACACCAAGAGGCCCCCAGGGGTCTTCATGGGATACCCACCAGCCTTCAACTGGTCAAAGCGCTTGATGGCGTCCTGAATGCGGTCCGGGAACTCTGCAATCAGGGTGCGGGCCGATCCCAGGGCCACCCCCCGGTCGGCG
This genomic interval carries:
- a CDS encoding uracil-DNA glycosylase is translated as MLSFPQAPYALRDPEQVAARLKMRDLPHIQPLLQWLESRKESLTEQLQTPEVHLPLFDPLSGGIHTQVLLLLSDPGNRASAAKGSGFISCDNHDQTARNVFTALKESELPRGQVMCWNVVPWHKASQEPPTRAEVRIGVRELQDLLTLLPELKVVVLHGGMAQKGWTLLPEEVQARYRVFEVGHPSARNYNIRPQERAKQLQVYREVYFLTQYPWLEGTPDPL
- a CDS encoding DUF7662 domain-containing protein; the protein is MKEAKHVQINPVAQHHLEQLQILTGSSQSAIVEQALAFYHLSFNPQALKSLQLDEAPLAEKGPRSKYDPIGEHLRNLTTTRTTLSFEQIEDLIHRKLPDSARTHRAWWSNSGQPHSRIWVDAGWEVDTVNFPQETVTFQKKPQEETR
- a CDS encoding HU family DNA-binding protein; amino-acid sequence: MEKIAKTQLIDAVAQKASLTKKESAEAITVLLEEVVSALKAGKTVGLPSLGTLSITETKERTGVKPGTTEKITIAAGKKIRFKAASNLLPE
- a CDS encoding replication initiator protein A → MRKQTPESYERKDERNLARLGIISIQARVEPSTDTVRFVSNFEIDGRPYKVECLAPEGRPHGIDTDVILAIQTLYVRQGCPEDGWVHTTAYELRDLTGLPDNGENYNRVRSSLNRLWSTGFKVSEGITETSGRKWNVTTLRYIDDLRYRESDDAFGTSQTLDKKHNLRIKLGLQLAESIRSRYTNVLDGRILVQLEQPPARALYRLLEAHRGTSTAGKRLMQLTVSLRDWKEACGIKSDRPEIIRRTLSPAHDELLAVNYLQSVEVEGRGMKQQLTYIFAQDDAPDPALIEMLIGVGFSRQRATDTAQQHGPRVEEAVTFLRSRLKSGYKVANPAGLIFDYLRNEGKYVAPAELVSEPRAIDIVNVARQVAQQEEERTLQQVESQLEDLDQKSPFDQYQELKASLSILLSAYLSKVELERLKKECESGALRALEVQRAAIAARASKTLDQYVADLRKQLGFASEA
- a CDS encoding S1 family peptidase yields the protein MTLQSLFASLAPSIVRITTKSGATGTGFMIGAYLVTNNHNLKAARHNASIMHRLETYDAQNQSLQQWSCSGQELLDQFEVGSPENDHDYAVIKLERTPFTPGPLPLASVDVRVGDDVFFPGFHFEHPRLVLHTGHISSIYPSGVATVLQLDASVNHGVSGAPLVHLASGSIVGIVSRKGTGLTEKIEELQKFIDFNIRSFPGILETRTQNHMQGMPQHDPHNEPSNFTLMELAGLYTKMSDLLQELRRSANVGIGYALCIKALKDEPLWD
- a CDS encoding DUF6615 family protein, which codes for MIHKTFERLARYAWQTLEEAHELDFALGEETLTETLLLQLKRMKNPAIQVVPYNKTEESLNGADWEWWIQDGSSYHRVAVQAKKISRNGRYKSFIHEVGAAKTPQIHLLRTYALANGALPLYCLYNHHPKAKADHLNCLRGKQKDLTQLGCTLMPIDAADLVYSKTLKPEFIAIHEHSINPVPWRCLFLCGLVKKPACKFRPEHRWGILWMRLRLWLPLVKPIPREQVDVLLQRLRDAGPDAIDEPGGLLSEFFASEVGLYPKYVVIIQQDADQRSSQIEDWTF
- a CDS encoding DUF4238 domain-containing protein — protein: MSNSRDHHHVPRFYLKHFRDPNGEIHHFNKENRGTGAKGPKGTGFKPDFHSINFGPYENAPDHGSLENYLNVAYENDQAKVLVEVLRHLEGPDDLPAKHRSMLAEITALMFLRSPKIKESFRPFAEQAESEEHTTLTAEAFQQAAFLDMLSSDEVRELKTRLLLRRMHVLTAAAGAFFWSSDAPVLLYLVDSQGLKRLDQEGKYGLNKPGATLALPLSPKHLLLWVNGPSVAHQRETCPASFVESVNWAEFQNATQYVYAHQPFDTKKFPFV